In Spirochaetota bacterium, the genomic window AGTGCATCGCGAGACTTGCCTGCTTTCCCTTCCTGCGCCCAGTTGAGATAATACGTTTGCGGGCTGAAGAATACGCCGACCTCAGGGGTAGCAGGGCGATAGCCGTCGAGCAGTTTTTCATGCGCGGTGAGTATCTTTCCCGTTCTCTGCAGGGCGGCCACGCGTTCCTCGCGTTTGCCGTCCGTGCCGATGATGCCGAAGCCGTTCGATTCGCAGCCGAACACCTCGTCGCGCCAGCACCAGAAGAGCACCGTGTTCGCGCCGCCCGCTATGCCGTTCCATACCCAGCGCTGCTGCGAGCGCGCATCGACGGACGGTGTCGGTTCTATGAAGCCTATGTTCGATCGCCCCCCCTGGAGCTCCGAAAGCCACACGCTTTTTTTCTTCTGCTCCGCCGCGGATGCGACATAGCGTACGCGCGCGGCGAACGCAGCATTATCGATGTTCCCCCATTTCGGGAAGCTCGAAAATCCCACGCCGTCGGTATGATCGGCGAAGGACCAGTCATTGCCGCGGTCGAGCGTCATCACATGCGCGTTGATGTCGCCGGCATAATGCGTGCTCGGCGCGCCGCCATGCACGGTGACCGGGCGTTTGGGGTCTATTTTCTTTATGATATCGTAGCGCGTCTTCGCATGTTCGTTCGCGCGTTCGGTGAAGAAATGCTCGAATGTCATCATCTCGGTGTACGGCCGGCCGGATACCTTGCCGGGGAGTATTTCCTCAAGGCGGTGATAGCGGCGCTGCCACACGCGGTTGAGTTCATCGAGCGATCCGTAGCGCTTCATGAGCCATGCGCGGTATGCCCTAAGCGTGTGCTCGCAGTAGCAGACAAGCCCATCGGCCTGGACATTCCATCGGAGCTCGTTCCACGCATCCCATCCTCGGATGTTCGGGGCCTTCGAGTATCGCTCTGCAACGGCACTGATAAAAGCGCTCATGCGCTTCATCACGCCCGGGTGATCGAAACAGCCGCCGGGGGTGAGCCCGAAATGACATTCCCCGCGGTTGGATGAGACGACCTTGTTCCCCATGCTCGTTATCATCTCGCTCCCGGGTATGACATCGTGTATCCAGTACGGATGTATCTCGGCGATGGTGCTTAATACCACGCCCATGCCGTTCTTCTCAGCGATGGAAACAAGGCGGTCATAATCGTCGAAACGGAAGGTATCCGGCGTCGCTTCCACCCAGCCCCAGAGCACCCAGAGCTGTACGGTATTGAGTCCCGCATCCTTCATCAAGCGGATATCGTCTTCCCAGTGTTTTTCATTGGGGAAGGGCGCCCGGTAATACTGCGTGCCGAGGGTTATCATCGATGGCTCCTGTGCGATAATTGGAATGGGATGAATATAGCATACATATGCGGCGGGGGAATATCCGGGACGGCAATCCGCATATCCATATCTGCTGAATGAAAAGAACGGGCCCCGTAGGACCTCAGCGCTCGAGCGATAGTTCCGTCCAGCCATTGCCTCCCGCGGGCGGGATGAACGCGATACCGGTATCCTGTGCACTGAATGGCAGAGAGCCTGTTTTTCCGCGAATGGTTTTTGCCGCTGCGTTCTTTACGAGAAGCCGCCTCACGCCGCTCGTCCGTACCCGGATCGTATCGCCGCTGCGTCGAATATTGAGCCATGACGGGAAACGTACGCTCGCGCGGCCGAATTCCGTTCTGAAGGGGAAGAATGTCTCACGGAGCATCCCTTCGCCTGCATTGTCATAGGTGAATCCGCAGTCATCCGCCAATGTCACCTGTGTTTCATTCCCGCGCTGTATCACCGATGCGCAGCGTACGGCGCGTACCGCTCTGCCTTCCTGAACAAAGCTGATGAATTGATCGGCATGGGGCGTACTGTCGGGATAGTGCTCTCTGTTCCCCTCAAGCACGATGATGGATGCGTTCGATGTCATCACGCGTTTGACGGGCAATGACGCGAACGGGAGCATCTCGACCGAGAACGACGGCGTCTCTGCAGAGAGTCCGTCATACACATCAAGCGATTCTTCACTGCCGCCGGTCATGGAGATGAAGTATCTGCAGTCGGCGATAATGCCGTCCGCTTTGAATGCGCCCTGCGTCTTCGATGCGCGATAACCGACAATGCAGGTGCGTTTGCCGTCGTGCATGATCACGCCGGGGATATCCCCTGCGATCGGGGATGCGCCGGTGAGGAACGGTGTTCCATTGAACGGCTCCCACACTGCGGTAAATACGCTCTCAAGCGAAGCGCCGGTACGCCGGACGATGACCTTCTTCATAAGTATATCCGGCCAGGCCTTTGTCGCTTCGCTCAGCTTTTCCCGCGTGTCGCGATAACGCTGGCTCGGGGCGTCGCAGAGCATCGCTTCACCGTCGAGCGGGGCTATCCAATGAAGGCGAAGCCCGGGCTTGGGGTCGGTCGACTGAGCGCGTTCACCGGCCCACACGGTGCCCTTCGGTACCGGTCCCGTGTCGCGGAACGTCATTGTCCACGGGGCTGCGTTCGCGTATATCTGCACGTTCCGGAACGCGCCGTAAAATCTGTCCTCGGTGCCGTAGGCATCATACTTCTGCGCGCTTTTGCTGTCGCTGCCGAACGGGAGCGGATCGAGGAGCGGTACGCCGTTGGGCGCGAGCGATGCGATAGTCCGTCCGTTCTTGAGCGTAGTCTCCGCCGATTGCGGATGATCGCCGCAGCCGTTCGCCATCCAGTCATGTGTCGTACCGCCGCTCACTTCGAAGATATCGACGACCGCATTACGGCCCGGGCCGAAAGGCACGAGCACGAGCAGCCGCCGATAGACCGGGCACTGCGGATATACGGCAGTGCTTCCGTCCGCCTGTATCACCTGCGATGCGCCTTCGCGCGCATGCCAGGCAAGCGTGCCGCCGGCATGAATGCCTTCTCTCACCTGAGAGCTTTTATCAACGACGACGAGATTGTGTGCAGCGGACGTACCCGCATATTTGCCCGGGTTCGCATAGCCGATGTCATTCACGAGCTCATCCCCGTACGCCCACAGTATGAAGCCGAGCATATCTGCGTGATGATGATTGTAATTACCCGAATAGTGCAGATGCGCCTCCATGCGCATGTCGCTTCCCGCGCGTTCGCCGAGTCCGGTGATGCCGTGCCCGAACGATGGGAACAGATGCGGTACGACAGTATTGCGCTCCGGCATTTCGGGCGCATACGCGCGCGGGAGCCAGCCGGTGCGCGACCAGGCGTCATGTATGGTGAGGCGGCCTCCGTCCGGGTAGCCCTGTCTGTTGAGCGCATCGACGGCAACGCGGTAGAACGGCTCTTCATTCTCCGGCGCGGTGAAATCATCGAAACGTTTTCCGTCCGCATATCGATACCCCGCCGGATCGCGATGACCGATGAGCGCATCGAATGCGCCTTTCTGGCGGTTCATCTGATCGAGGGCATAGGTCGTGCTTTCCGGGAAGACGCCGTCGGCCATGAAAGACTTTCGTATCGTTGCGAATGCCTTCCGTGCACCGTAATGCACAAGGTCGGGACAGCCGAGCGCCCTGCCGAGCGTGATGTACGTCTGATGGGCGCTGCCGCTGAGATTATGATAGATGACGAATTCGCTGTATCGGTAATATGCATCGCGCATGAGCATCATCCGGGCAATGTGCATGAGACCGTTCTCTGTCTCGGCGCGGGCATTGCCTTCCTGGCGGGGTAGATCATCCCAGAACGGCGCATCGCGTATGAGATCGTACCAGCGTGCGAATTCCGTACTGAACCCGGATTCCGGGAGGTACCATTCCGATGTTCCGCTGCCCCCGGTATAGATGAAAGAGAACCAGCGATAGAGATCGGACGGAAAGAGATGGTTCTCGCTTGGCGGTGAATTCCAATCCATCTGTCCCCGTACCGGCCAGTCGGGTATCGCACGTGCCAAGGTCCAGAGTATCGCTGCCGAACGAATGCCGTATTCCCTGTCGCCGTTCTTTCGGTAGAGCAATGCCATGGACTGTGCGGCTTTGCAGAGCGCATTGATGCGCGACGTGGTGAGAAAATAATCGAGATAGGCACGCCTGCCCTTGAAGATCGTATCATCCGGCGGCACAGCGCAGTACTCATACGTGACGGACTTTCCCGACGGTGCGGTGACGGTCTCGGAGCCCTTTACCGGATATTTCGTCCTGAAGTCGAAGACCGCGCCTTCTTTTGTTCGTATGACATCCGGCTCAGCGGGCGTCCATATGAACGGTGCGCTCCCGAACCTTCCCGCGCTGAACGCGAAGGGCCGCCGATCGGGTACAAGTTTCATCAGATCTGCGACAGCGAGGGAACGATACGGGGCGACGTCGGTTTTGAGCTGCGCTTCTTCCTCATCGGATACATCGGTGAAGCAGGTGCGCTCGGAATATCGTGCGCCGCCGCTGCCGAATTTCATGAGCGGGGCTTTTGCTGCGAGAGCGGCATCCGCTTTCAATGAACGTATCCAGTGCACGTACGGGGCTTCGGGCACCGGCGGGTCGGCGGGAAATCCGCCGCGCACACAGTGTACGTTCTTTATCGTTACCGGGCCGCCTTCGTCGAGCGCCAGCGTTACCGCGAGTTCGGCGCTGCGTTTCTGAATGAGCAGTTCGAAACGGCGTATCTCCGCATCGCCGCCGAGGGACGGGTATCGTGTGCCGTTGATGTATTCGTCATTGATCGTTTTGCCGTCCTTGTCGCGAAGCACATATCGGTAGGGGGACAGCCTGCTCCCGATCGGACCGCTCGCGTCAAGGGTGATGCCGTACACATCCTCATCCGCGCCGCTGACCGGGAATTTGATCGTCGCATATTTCGATACCGAATTGAGCGTGATATCCTGCGCACTGAGCGAAAGGACGGCCGCGGCAAAGACGAGCGCACATGATGCAGTGTGTTTCATGGTTCGCATCGATAATTCCCATCACAGAAGATGTCATCAGTATATGACGTCGGTGGTGTGCAGTCAACCATCCTGTTCGTGCGATGAAGACGTACTCGTCGAATTTTTTGCCGCGAGCGTACGATCGATGGACCGTTTTCTATAAGCGCTATCGCTCGGAACCGTGGAATTTGATCGAGCATCCGACCGATTTTGTTTCCGGCAGCGCGATCTTCTTCCCTGAAATAAGCGAAGCGATCGCATCCTTGAGGTAATGATGATTGACCTTCGCCGGTGCATGGACTGAGTCGTCCACCGCGCCGTGATAGACCAGCGATCCCTTCGCGTCGAAGAGGAATGCTTCCGGCGTTCTCGATGCGCCGAACGCGATGGCGACGGCTGATGTCCCATCGATGAGATAGGGGAAGCGATACCCTTTTTCCTTCGCGAGCGATTTCATGTGCGCATGATCGTCCTCGGGATAGACCGATGCGTCATTTGCGTTTATGAACGCAACACCCACGCCGGATTTTACGGCGTCGTTGGCGATGGCTGTCATGCGGTCCTGCCAAGCCTTCACATACGGGCAGTGATTGCACGTGAATATCACGAGCGTTCCTGTCTTCCCGCGGGCGTTCGCCAGTGTCATGGGTTTATCGTCCGTCGATATCATCGACACGGTCTCTGCAGGCATTGCTGAGCCAAGCGCTATCGGCTTTCCTTGCGGCGCGCATACCGCCGCGAATACCAATGCCGTGACAAGTGTGAGCGCTATCTGTTTTGTGATCATAGTGTCCTCCTTATCTGAAAATCATCTGGCACGATGCAGGTGCTGGTCGATCACTGCTTTGTATCGAACGAAATTCGTTTCGCCTTCCCACCATTCGAGCAGTCTGCCTCTGCTGTCGAAGAAAAACGACGCCGGTATCGCCCCCGACCACGCGGTATCGAGGGTGTCGATGAAGTGCGCGCTCGGGTTGTCTATGATGAGCGAGGGATGGCCGCCGCCGAACTCCTTGAGGAATCGGCGTACGCGCCCGCTCTCCCTCGGATCGTCCGTCGAAATGAGAACGAGCGATATGTCGTTGCTTCCGAATGCGCTTCGTAACTTCATGAGTACCGGGAATTCTTTTCTGCACGGCAAGCACCATGTGGCCCATACGTGCACCAAGGTGACGGGTGCGCGGAATTCGGAGATCATCGTTCTCAACTGCGCGCTTGTTATCGTCCGATCGCCCGCACTGATATGCTCCTGACGCGGCGAGCAGCCCGGTATAGAAACGGCAAGCAGCATGACCGCAGGAATGATGTATGTTAGCCGTCGATCTTTCATCGATATGCATCCGGAACCGAGGTTGTCGTTCCGTATTAAATATAACGATCGCACAAAATGAAGTCAATTCCGGCGGCAGAAGCGAAGGCGCTCCGGGATAGCCGAACGCCTTATCGGGATTCGAAATAGGTCACAGAGCAGGGCGGCAGGGTGATGACGCCGTTCGCAGAAGCG contains:
- a CDS encoding alpha-amylase family protein — translated: MITLGTQYYRAPFPNEKHWEDDIRLMKDAGLNTVQLWVLWGWVEATPDTFRFDDYDRLVSIAEKNGMGVVLSTIAEIHPYWIHDVIPGSEMITSMGNKVVSSNRGECHFGLTPGGCFDHPGVMKRMSAFISAVAERYSKAPNIRGWDAWNELRWNVQADGLVCYCEHTLRAYRAWLMKRYGSLDELNRVWQRRYHRLEEILPGKVSGRPYTEMMTFEHFFTERANEHAKTRYDIIKKIDPKRPVTVHGGAPSTHYAGDINAHVMTLDRGNDWSFADHTDGVGFSSFPKWGNIDNAAFAARVRYVASAAEQKKKSVWLSELQGGRSNIGFIEPTPSVDARSQQRWVWNGIAGGANTVLFWCWRDEVFGCESNGFGIIGTDGKREERVAALQRTGKILTAHEKLLDGYRPATPEVGVFFSPQTYYLNWAQEGKAGKSRDALDRYSTALVRENIPYSIIEEEHLDALSGITILFMPRTFTVDDTVAEKLLAFVKNGGTLVTESECGAFDHAGVYRYPEERFLARSLGIREIGRRKPEGPISMRAGNSSFTFEPELWITPFADVGTVLAKGSEGALAVSVAHGTGQVIALGTFLGSEKNIGMLGGLINAMTIAAGVAPAVSVKSPLPKGTEYVQVHYGMSGGKRIMFIFFPEGISKATLSFTGDFAKAGTFTDLMGGASYKASANKIDIATNDIGIVVVAEG
- a CDS encoding heparinase II/III family protein; the encoded protein is MKHTASCALVFAAAVLSLSAQDITLNSVSKYATIKFPVSGADEDVYGITLDASGPIGSRLSPYRYVLRDKDGKTINDEYINGTRYPSLGGDAEIRRFELLIQKRSAELAVTLALDEGGPVTIKNVHCVRGGFPADPPVPEAPYVHWIRSLKADAALAAKAPLMKFGSGGARYSERTCFTDVSDEEEAQLKTDVAPYRSLAVADLMKLVPDRRPFAFSAGRFGSAPFIWTPAEPDVIRTKEGAVFDFRTKYPVKGSETVTAPSGKSVTYEYCAVPPDDTIFKGRRAYLDYFLTTSRINALCKAAQSMALLYRKNGDREYGIRSAAILWTLARAIPDWPVRGQMDWNSPPSENHLFPSDLYRWFSFIYTGGSGTSEWYLPESGFSTEFARWYDLIRDAPFWDDLPRQEGNARAETENGLMHIARMMLMRDAYYRYSEFVIYHNLSGSAHQTYITLGRALGCPDLVHYGARKAFATIRKSFMADGVFPESTTYALDQMNRQKGAFDALIGHRDPAGYRYADGKRFDDFTAPENEEPFYRVAVDALNRQGYPDGGRLTIHDAWSRTGWLPRAYAPEMPERNTVVPHLFPSFGHGITGLGERAGSDMRMEAHLHYSGNYNHHHADMLGFILWAYGDELVNDIGYANPGKYAGTSAAHNLVVVDKSSQVREGIHAGGTLAWHAREGASQVIQADGSTAVYPQCPVYRRLLVLVPFGPGRNAVVDIFEVSGGTTHDWMANGCGDHPQSAETTLKNGRTIASLAPNGVPLLDPLPFGSDSKSAQKYDAYGTEDRFYGAFRNVQIYANAAPWTMTFRDTGPVPKGTVWAGERAQSTDPKPGLRLHWIAPLDGEAMLCDAPSQRYRDTREKLSEATKAWPDILMKKVIVRRTGASLESVFTAVWEPFNGTPFLTGASPIAGDIPGVIMHDGKRTCIVGYRASKTQGAFKADGIIADCRYFISMTGGSEESLDVYDGLSAETPSFSVEMLPFASLPVKRVMTSNASIIVLEGNREHYPDSTPHADQFISFVQEGRAVRAVRCASVIQRGNETQVTLADDCGFTYDNAGEGMLRETFFPFRTEFGRASVRFPSWLNIRRSGDTIRVRTSGVRRLLVKNAAAKTIRGKTGSLPFSAQDTGIAFIPPAGGNGWTELSLER
- a CDS encoding thioredoxin family protein, whose protein sequence is MITKQIALTLVTALVFAAVCAPQGKPIALGSAMPAETVSMISTDDKPMTLANARGKTGTLVIFTCNHCPYVKAWQDRMTAIANDAVKSGVGVAFINANDASVYPEDDHAHMKSLAKEKGYRFPYLIDGTSAVAIAFGASRTPEAFLFDAKGSLVYHGAVDDSVHAPAKVNHHYLKDAIASLISGKKIALPETKSVGCSIKFHGSER
- a CDS encoding TlpA disulfide reductase family protein: MKDRRLTYIIPAVMLLAVSIPGCSPRQEHISAGDRTITSAQLRTMISEFRAPVTLVHVWATWCLPCRKEFPVLMKLRSAFGSNDISLVLISTDDPRESGRVRRFLKEFGGGHPSLIIDNPSAHFIDTLDTAWSGAIPASFFFDSRGRLLEWWEGETNFVRYKAVIDQHLHRAR